The Streptomyces sp. DH-12 genome has a window encoding:
- a CDS encoding nucleotide pyrophosphatase/phosphodiesterase family protein, whose amino-acid sequence MTGPTPLLVLDVVGLTPRLLDHMPHLKTLGQTGSRAPLGTVLPAVTCAAQSTFLTGAMPSEHGIVGNGWYFRELGDVLLWRQHNGLVSGDKLWDAARRVHPGYTVANICWWYAMGADTDITVTPRPVYYADGRKEPDCYTRPPALHDELTEKFGTFPLFHFWGPGADLVSSQWIIDATRHIMATRHPDLTLCYLPHLDYDLQRFGPDDPRSLKAAADLDAALAPLLDDARAEGRTVVALSEYGITRVNRPVDVNRALRRAGLLEVHTQDGMEYLDPMASRAFAVADHQIAHVYVRRPEDLDAAREALDGLPGIEQLLDDEGKKAHHLDHPRAGELVAVAEPDAWFTYYYWLDDDRAPDFAQLVEIHRKPGYDPVELFMDPHDPYVKVKAAAALARKKLGMRYRMAVVPLDGSPVRGSHGRLPASDDDGPLLICSTPRAVGDRVAATDVKHLLLRLAGLG is encoded by the coding sequence ATGACCGGCCCCACCCCCCTGCTCGTCCTCGACGTCGTGGGCCTCACCCCCCGTCTGCTCGACCACATGCCCCACCTCAAGACCCTCGGGCAGACCGGGTCCCGCGCCCCGCTCGGCACCGTGCTGCCCGCCGTCACCTGCGCCGCCCAGTCCACCTTCCTCACCGGCGCCATGCCCTCCGAACACGGCATCGTCGGCAACGGCTGGTACTTCCGGGAACTCGGCGACGTCCTGCTGTGGCGGCAGCACAACGGCCTCGTCTCCGGCGACAAGCTCTGGGACGCCGCCCGACGCGTCCACCCCGGCTACACCGTCGCCAACATCTGCTGGTGGTACGCCATGGGCGCGGACACCGACATCACCGTCACCCCCCGCCCCGTCTACTACGCCGACGGCCGCAAGGAACCCGACTGCTACACCCGGCCGCCCGCCCTGCACGACGAACTCACCGAGAAGTTCGGCACCTTCCCCCTCTTCCACTTCTGGGGGCCCGGCGCCGACCTGGTCTCCAGCCAATGGATCATCGACGCCACCCGCCACATCATGGCGACCCGGCATCCCGACCTGACCCTCTGCTACCTCCCTCACCTCGACTACGACCTGCAGCGCTTCGGCCCCGACGACCCGCGCTCCCTGAAGGCCGCCGCCGACCTCGACGCGGCCCTCGCCCCGCTGCTGGACGACGCCCGCGCCGAGGGACGCACCGTCGTCGCCCTGTCCGAGTACGGCATCACCCGCGTGAACCGGCCGGTGGACGTCAACCGCGCCCTGCGCCGCGCGGGCCTGCTCGAGGTCCACACCCAGGACGGCATGGAGTACCTCGACCCGATGGCCTCCCGTGCCTTCGCGGTCGCCGACCACCAGATCGCCCACGTCTACGTGCGCCGCCCCGAGGACCTCGACGCCGCCCGGGAGGCCCTCGACGGCCTGCCCGGCATCGAGCAGCTCCTCGACGACGAGGGCAAGAAGGCCCACCACCTCGACCACCCGCGGGCCGGCGAACTCGTCGCCGTCGCCGAACCCGACGCCTGGTTCACGTACTACTACTGGCTCGACGACGACCGCGCGCCCGACTTCGCGCAGCTCGTCGAGATCCACCGCAAACCCGGCTACGACCCCGTCGAGCTGTTCATGGACCCCCACGACCCCTACGTCAAGGTCAAGGCGGCCGCCGCGCTGGCCCGCAAGAAACTCGGCATGCGCTACCGCATGGCGGTCGTGCCCCTCGACGGCTCACCTGTCCGCGGCAGCCACGGCCGTCTCCCCGCGAGCGACGACGACGGTCCGCTCCTCATCTGCTCCACCCCCCGCGCTGTCGGCGACCGCGTGGCGGCCACCGACGTCAAGCACCTCCTGCTCCGGCTCGCCGGACTCGGCTGA
- the eboE gene encoding metabolite traffic protein EboE, producing MRFRHPDGSTVHLAYCTNVHPAETLDGVLAQLRDHCEPVRRRLGRDRLGIGLWLAKDAARALVTDPAALRGLRCALERRGLEVVTLNGFPYEGFGAEEVKYRVYKPDWADPERLEHTAALARVLAALLPDDVTEGSISTLPLAWRTAYDDERADTARTALRTLAERLDALEDLTGRSVRVALEPEPGCVVETTRDAIAPLTAVGHDRVGICVDTCHLATSFEDPDTALDDLAGAGVPVVKAQLSAALHAEQPHLPEVREALAAFAEPRFLHQTRTPTSAGLRGADDLDEALTGDALPDTGPWRSHFHVPLHAAPAAPLTSTLPVLTSVLTRLVGGPHPLTRHLEVETYTWQALPPELRPRGRAQLADGIAAELTLARDLLTDLGLKELP from the coding sequence ATGCGCTTCCGCCACCCCGACGGCTCCACCGTCCACCTCGCCTACTGCACCAACGTCCACCCCGCCGAGACCCTCGACGGCGTCCTCGCCCAGCTCCGCGACCACTGCGAACCCGTCCGCCGGCGCCTCGGCCGGGACCGGCTCGGCATCGGTCTGTGGCTGGCCAAGGACGCCGCCCGCGCCCTGGTGACCGACCCCGCCGCCCTGCGCGGCCTGCGCTGCGCACTCGAACGGCGCGGCCTGGAGGTCGTCACCCTCAACGGCTTCCCCTACGAGGGCTTCGGCGCCGAGGAGGTCAAGTACCGCGTCTACAAGCCGGACTGGGCCGACCCCGAACGCCTGGAGCACACCGCCGCCCTCGCCCGCGTGCTGGCCGCACTGCTCCCCGACGACGTCACCGAGGGCAGCATCTCCACCCTGCCGCTCGCCTGGCGCACCGCCTACGACGACGAACGCGCGGACACCGCCCGCACCGCCCTGCGCACCCTCGCCGAACGCCTCGACGCGCTCGAGGACCTCACCGGACGCTCCGTCCGCGTCGCCCTCGAACCCGAACCGGGCTGCGTCGTCGAGACCACCCGCGACGCCATCGCGCCCCTCACCGCCGTCGGCCACGACCGCGTCGGCATCTGCGTCGACACCTGCCACCTCGCCACCTCCTTCGAAGATCCCGACACCGCCCTGGACGACCTCGCCGGGGCCGGCGTCCCCGTCGTCAAGGCCCAGCTGTCCGCCGCCCTGCACGCCGAACAGCCGCACCTCCCCGAGGTCCGCGAGGCCCTGGCCGCCTTCGCCGAACCCCGCTTCCTGCACCAGACCCGCACCCCCACGAGCGCGGGACTGCGCGGTGCCGACGACCTCGACGAGGCCCTGACCGGCGACGCCCTGCCCGACACCGGCCCCTGGCGCTCCCACTTCCACGTCCCGCTGCACGCGGCCCCCGCCGCGCCCCTCACCTCCACGCTCCCCGTCCTCACCTCCGTGCTGACCCGGCTCGTCGGCGGCCCGCACCCGCTCACCCGCCACCTCGAGGTGGAGACCTACACCTGGCAGGCGCTCCCGCCCGAGCTGCGCCCCCGCGGCCGCGCCCAGCTCGCCGACGGCATCGCCGCCGAACTCACCCTGGCCCGCGACCTGCTGACGGACCTCGGCCTGAAGGAACTCCCATGA
- a CDS encoding TatD family hydrolase has product MRIFDPHIHMTSRTTDDYEAMYAAGVRAVVEPSFWLGQPRTSPASFFDYFDSLLGWEPFRAAQYGIAHHCTLALNPKEAGDPRCTPVLDALPRYLVKDNVVAVGEIGYDSMTPAEDTALAAQLQMAADHGLPALVHTPHRDKLAGLRRTLDVVRESALPVERVLIDHLNETTVKEAKDSGAWLGFSVYPDTKMDEERMVAVLRAYGPERVLVNSAADWGRSDPLKTRKVADLMLAEGFTEDDVDHVLWRNPVAFYGLSGRLDLDVTATEATHEGNSILRGAPKDEPRPDTADATGA; this is encoded by the coding sequence ATGCGCATCTTCGACCCCCACATCCACATGACGTCGCGCACCACCGACGACTACGAGGCCATGTACGCCGCGGGCGTCCGCGCCGTCGTCGAACCCTCCTTCTGGCTCGGCCAGCCCCGCACCTCCCCGGCCTCCTTCTTCGACTACTTCGACTCCCTCCTCGGCTGGGAACCCTTCCGCGCCGCCCAGTACGGCATCGCCCACCACTGCACCCTCGCCCTCAACCCCAAGGAGGCGGGCGACCCGCGCTGCACCCCCGTCCTCGACGCGCTGCCCCGCTATCTGGTCAAGGACAACGTCGTCGCCGTCGGCGAGATCGGCTACGACTCCATGACGCCCGCCGAGGACACCGCCCTCGCCGCCCAGCTCCAGATGGCCGCCGACCACGGGCTGCCCGCGCTGGTGCACACCCCGCACCGCGACAAGCTCGCCGGACTGCGCCGCACGCTCGACGTGGTCCGCGAGTCCGCGCTGCCGGTGGAGCGGGTGCTGATCGACCACCTCAACGAGACCACGGTCAAGGAGGCCAAGGACAGCGGCGCCTGGCTCGGCTTCTCCGTCTATCCCGACACCAAGATGGACGAGGAGCGGATGGTCGCCGTTCTGCGCGCCTACGGCCCGGAGCGGGTGCTGGTGAACTCCGCCGCCGACTGGGGGAGAAGCGATCCGCTCAAGACCCGCAAGGTCGCGGACCTGATGCTCGCCGAGGGCTTCACCGAGGACGACGTCGACCACGTGCTGTGGCGCAACCCGGTCGCCTTCTACGGCCTCAGCGGCCGCCTCGACCTGGACGTCACCGCCACCGAGGCCACCCACGAGGGCAACTCCATCCTGCGCGGGGCGCCCAAGGACGAGCCGCGGCCGGACACCGCCGACGCCACGGGGGCGTGA
- a CDS encoding EboA domain-containing protein produces the protein MNRPHAAPAGPDADTTGRPAAPGDGTTPAVTPPADLHRRLAARLGGAARAWFDQALDEATAHPGAHGPISVWELRLAEAGRHCGPEHADAARVLILHAARADADALTRVYHQGTADERRAVLHALPHLVPGPEALPLVEDALRTNDTRLVAAALGPYGARHLDAHAWRHAVLKCLFTGVALDLVADLDRRARGDAELARMLGDYAAERTAAGRTVPEDLHRVLALTGSAAPTHGPDSPHGPDVPHGKES, from the coding sequence ATGAACCGCCCGCACGCAGCACCGGCCGGCCCGGACGCCGACACCACCGGCAGACCGGCCGCCCCCGGCGACGGCACCACCCCCGCCGTCACCCCGCCCGCCGACCTGCACCGCCGGCTCGCGGCCCGGCTCGGCGGCGCCGCCCGCGCCTGGTTCGACCAGGCCCTGGACGAGGCCACCGCCCACCCCGGCGCCCACGGACCGATCTCGGTGTGGGAGCTGCGCCTGGCCGAGGCGGGCCGCCACTGCGGACCCGAACACGCCGACGCCGCCCGCGTCCTCATCCTGCACGCGGCCCGCGCCGACGCCGACGCCCTGACCCGCGTCTACCACCAGGGCACCGCCGACGAACGACGCGCCGTCCTGCACGCCCTGCCCCACCTGGTGCCCGGACCCGAGGCGCTCCCGCTCGTCGAGGACGCCCTGCGCACCAACGACACCCGGCTGGTCGCCGCCGCCCTCGGCCCCTACGGCGCCCGCCACCTCGACGCCCACGCCTGGCGGCACGCCGTACTGAAGTGCCTGTTCACCGGCGTCGCTCTCGACCTGGTCGCGGACCTCGACCGGCGCGCCCGCGGCGACGCCGAACTCGCCCGCATGCTCGGCGACTACGCCGCCGAACGCACCGCCGCGGGCCGCACCGTCCCGGAGGACCTGCACCGCGTCCTGGCCCTGACCGGGTCCGCCGCCCCGACGCACGGCCCGGACAGCCCGCACGGCCCGGACGTCCCCCACGGCAAGGAGTCCTGA
- a CDS encoding sugar phosphate isomerase/epimerase family protein: MTAHAPATLPLRFGYGTNGLADLRLDDALGLLADLGYDGVGLTLDHMHLDPLAPDLAARTRHVARRLDALGLGVTVETGARYVLDPRRKHGPSLLDADPDDRARRADLLVRAVRVAADLGAHAVHCFSGTLPDGADEDTAWKRLTEALTPVLDAASAAGVPLAVEPEPGHLLATLTDFHHLRRALGDPEPLGLTLDIGHCQCLEPLAPADCVREAAPWLRHVQIEDMRRAVHEHLPLGEGEIDFPPVLAALAATGYRGLTVVELPRHSHAGPRYAAHSLPYLRRAARLAAERTTGPSTVPSHGDPSATPEGSSTP, translated from the coding sequence ATGACCGCGCACGCACCCGCCACGCTCCCGCTGCGCTTCGGCTACGGCACCAACGGCCTCGCCGACCTCCGCCTCGACGACGCCCTCGGCCTGCTGGCCGACCTCGGCTACGACGGCGTGGGTCTGACCCTCGACCACATGCACCTCGACCCGCTCGCCCCCGACCTCGCGGCCCGCACCCGGCACGTCGCGCGCCGCCTGGACGCACTGGGGCTCGGCGTCACCGTGGAGACCGGCGCCCGCTACGTGCTGGACCCCCGGCGCAAGCACGGCCCGTCCCTGCTCGATGCCGACCCCGACGACCGCGCGCGCCGTGCGGACCTGCTGGTGCGGGCCGTGCGGGTCGCGGCCGACCTCGGGGCGCACGCCGTGCACTGCTTCAGCGGCACCCTCCCCGACGGCGCCGACGAGGACACCGCGTGGAAGCGCCTCACCGAGGCCCTCACCCCGGTGCTGGACGCGGCGTCCGCCGCCGGCGTCCCGCTCGCCGTCGAACCGGAACCCGGTCACCTCCTCGCCACCCTCACCGACTTCCACCACCTGCGCCGCGCCCTCGGCGACCCCGAGCCGCTCGGCCTCACCCTGGACATCGGCCACTGCCAGTGCCTGGAACCCCTCGCGCCCGCCGACTGCGTCCGCGAGGCCGCGCCCTGGCTGCGCCACGTGCAGATCGAGGACATGCGCCGCGCGGTCCACGAGCACCTGCCGCTGGGCGAGGGGGAGATCGACTTCCCGCCCGTCCTCGCGGCGCTCGCCGCCACCGGATACCGGGGCCTGACCGTCGTCGAACTGCCCCGGCACTCCCACGCCGGCCCCCGCTACGCCGCCCACTCGCTGCCCTACCTGCGCCGCGCCGCCCGGCTCGCGGCGGAACGCACCACCGGTCCGTCCACCGTCCCCTCTCACGGCGATCCCTCCGCCACCCCCGAAGGGAGCAGCACCCCATGA
- a CDS encoding SCO3242 family prenyltransferase — MTHTATPRLTPVDRGTAPATPAAGDPPPSGAPRPGRAAAWAELVRLPALFTVPGDTLAGVAAAGRRPGPRALLPIGSSLCLYAAGMVLNDWADRAEDAVERPHRPLPSGRVRPAAAFTAACGLTGAGLLLAARAGRPALAVAAPLAATVWAYDLALKHTPAGPAAMAAARGLDLLMGGAAAGSARAAAPSAALLGCHTFAVTAVSRRETTGGSATAPLAALAATGALTRLVTHRRIRLPAGRRAAAAPGLPGPAPGGARPTPAGAVTAALAAAYAATAARPYFHAALNPSPPLTQRAVGGGIRATVPLQAALTARSGATATSLLIAALAPAGRLFARRHAMRGVSIT; from the coding sequence ATGACCCACACCGCGACCCCGCGCCTCACCCCCGTGGACCGGGGCACCGCCCCCGCGACTCCTGCCGCCGGGGACCCCCCGCCCTCCGGCGCCCCGCGTCCCGGCCGCGCCGCCGCCTGGGCGGAACTGGTGCGGCTGCCCGCCCTGTTCACCGTCCCCGGCGACACCCTCGCCGGTGTCGCCGCGGCCGGCCGGCGGCCCGGACCCCGCGCCCTGCTCCCCATCGGCTCCTCCCTGTGCCTGTACGCGGCCGGCATGGTGCTGAACGACTGGGCCGACCGCGCCGAGGACGCCGTGGAACGCCCCCACCGTCCCCTCCCGTCCGGACGGGTCCGCCCCGCCGCCGCGTTCACCGCCGCCTGCGGCCTCACCGGCGCCGGACTGCTGCTCGCCGCCCGCGCCGGACGCCCCGCCCTCGCGGTGGCCGCCCCGCTGGCGGCGACCGTCTGGGCGTACGACCTGGCGCTGAAGCACACGCCCGCGGGTCCCGCCGCGATGGCCGCCGCCCGTGGGCTGGACCTGCTGATGGGCGGCGCCGCCGCCGGCTCCGCCCGGGCGGCGGCGCCCTCCGCCGCCCTCCTCGGCTGCCACACCTTCGCCGTCACCGCCGTCTCCCGGCGCGAGACCACCGGCGGCTCGGCGACGGCCCCGCTCGCCGCCCTCGCGGCGACGGGCGCGCTGACCCGGCTGGTCACCCACCGCCGCATCCGACTCCCGGCAGGCCGACGGGCAGCAGCCGCCCCCGGCCTGCCGGGTCCCGCCCCGGGCGGCGCCCGGCCCACGCCCGCCGGCGCCGTCACCGCCGCGCTGGCCGCCGCCTACGCCGCCACGGCCGCGCGGCCGTACTTCCACGCCGCGCTCAACCCCTCACCCCCGCTCACCCAGCGCGCGGTCGGCGGCGGCATCCGCGCCACGGTCCCCCTGCAGGCGGCGCTCACCGCCCGGTCCGGGGCGACCGCCACGTCCCTGCTGATCGCGGCCCTGGCCCCGGCCGGCCGGTTGTTCGCCCGCCGGCACGCCATGAGGGGAGTGAGCATCACATGA
- a CDS encoding inositol-3-phosphate synthase, whose product MSAEPSSVPTSSSAPRFGVWLVGARGSVATTAVVGCAAVAAGLHPPTGMVTETPDFAASGLPPLSSLVFGGHDTVDCPLPKRAEHLADGGVLPHGLPAAVHAELVTADREIRPGGPTPGDADTVPARTDDDWIDVFAADIRDFTDRNDLAGTVVVNVASTEPAPADGALPPSSLYAAAALRAGCGYVNFTPSTGLHHPALAELAAEADVPYAGRDGKTGQTLLRSVLGPMFQQRALAVRAWSGTNLLGGGDGAALADPAAAAAKNAGKERVLADTLGAAPEGEVHIDDVPALGDWKTAWDHIAFDGFLGSRMILQTIWQGCDSALAAPLVLDLARLLLRARQKGLAGPLGELGFYFKDPVGDGPSSLGEQYTELKRFAARLCDDAGDSGAER is encoded by the coding sequence ATGTCCGCCGAACCGTCCTCCGTCCCCACCTCCTCCTCCGCTCCCCGCTTCGGCGTCTGGCTCGTCGGGGCCCGTGGGTCCGTCGCGACCACCGCCGTCGTGGGGTGCGCGGCCGTCGCCGCCGGGCTCCATCCGCCGACCGGCATGGTCACCGAGACCCCCGACTTCGCCGCGAGCGGCCTGCCCCCGCTGTCGTCCCTCGTCTTCGGCGGGCACGACACCGTCGACTGCCCGCTGCCCAAACGCGCCGAGCACCTCGCCGACGGCGGCGTCCTCCCGCACGGCCTCCCCGCCGCCGTGCACGCCGAACTCGTCACCGCCGACCGGGAGATCAGGCCCGGTGGCCCCACCCCCGGTGACGCGGACACCGTTCCCGCCCGCACCGACGACGACTGGATCGACGTCTTCGCCGCCGACATCCGCGACTTCACCGACCGCAACGACCTCGCCGGCACCGTCGTCGTGAACGTCGCCTCCACCGAGCCCGCCCCCGCGGACGGCGCCCTCCCGCCCAGCTCCCTCTACGCGGCCGCCGCCCTCCGCGCCGGCTGCGGCTACGTCAACTTCACCCCCTCCACCGGCCTCCACCACCCCGCGCTGGCCGAGCTCGCCGCCGAGGCGGACGTGCCGTACGCGGGCCGTGACGGCAAGACCGGGCAGACCCTGCTGCGCTCCGTGCTGGGGCCGATGTTCCAGCAGCGCGCCCTCGCCGTGCGCGCCTGGTCCGGCACCAACCTCCTGGGCGGCGGCGACGGCGCCGCCCTCGCCGACCCCGCCGCGGCCGCCGCGAAGAACGCCGGCAAGGAACGCGTCCTCGCCGACACCCTCGGCGCGGCGCCGGAGGGCGAGGTGCACATCGACGACGTGCCCGCGCTGGGCGACTGGAAGACGGCCTGGGACCACATCGCCTTCGACGGCTTCCTCGGCTCCCGCATGATCCTCCAGACCATCTGGCAGGGCTGCGACTCCGCCCTCGCCGCGCCGCTCGTGCTCGACCTGGCCCGGCTGCTGCTCCGCGCCCGGCAGAAGGGCCTCGCCGGCCCGCTGGGCGAACTCGGCTTCTACTTCAAGGACCCGGTCGGTGACGGCCCGTCCTCCCTGGGGGAGCAGTACACGGAGCTGAAACGCTTCGCCGCACGCCTGTGCGACGACGCGGGGGACAGCGGGGCGGAGCGATGA